From a single Apium graveolens cultivar Ventura chromosome 2, ASM990537v1, whole genome shotgun sequence genomic region:
- the LOC141707676 gene encoding photosystem II 10 kDa polypeptide, chloroplastic-like, producing the protein MASIVMNSLSLKPAGFKTAPVKGLPSLARPTSFKVQASGIKKIKTDTPYGTGGGMNLRDGKDASGRKPTGKGVYQYVDKYGANVDGYSPIYDRNEWSESGDRYAGGTTGLLIWAVTLAGILGGGALLVYSTSALAS; encoded by the exons ATGGCAAGTATAGTGATGAACTCATTGAGTTTGAAGCCTGCTGGATTCAAAACAGCCCCAGTAAAAGGCCTTCCTTCACTTGCAAGGCCCACTTCCTTCAAGGTCCAAGCCAGTGGTATCAAGAAGATTAAAACTGATACCCCTTATG GAACTGGTGGCGGCATGAACTTGAGGGATGGAAAAGATGCATCCGGAAGGAAGCCAACG GGCAAGGGTGTGTACCAGTACGTGGACAAGTATGGTGCTAATGTTGATGGATACAG TCCCATTTACGACCGTAATGAATGGTCTGAAAGCGGTGATCGATATGCAGGAG GTACAACTGGTTTGTTGATATGGGCAGTGACCCTTGCTGGTATTCTTGGAGGAGGAGCACTACTTGTTTACAGCACAAGTGCTTTGGCAAGTTAA